From a region of the Nonlabens sp. Hel1_33_55 genome:
- a CDS encoding Glu/Leu/Phe/Val family dehydrogenase: MGDTMSEDYTTLEKIINQDPVFGQLSFNDHEQVVFCNDKDTGLKAIISIHNTVLGPALGGTRMWNYDNEWSALNDALRLSRGMTYKSAITGLNLGGGKAVIIGDSKTQKTPEMMRKFGEFVHSLSGKYITAEDVGMDTVDMDLVREVTPYVTGISENKGGSGNPSPITAYGVFMGMKAAAQFKYGSDVLEDKVVFVEGVGHVGETLVEYLTQEGAKVTIADINRERLEEVSSKYGATIYQGADLHAEPMDIYAPCALGATINDNSITKLQAKIIAGAANNQLADEAKHGMLLQQRGIVYAPDFLINAGGIINVYAELEGYDRSEIMRKTENIYTTTLEILKKATANSTTTHTAALQIAQARIDARRAEHNA, encoded by the coding sequence ATGGGTGATACCATGTCTGAAGACTACACTACATTAGAAAAAATCATCAATCAAGATCCTGTTTTTGGACAGTTGTCCTTCAACGATCATGAGCAAGTTGTTTTTTGCAACGACAAAGATACAGGTTTAAAGGCCATCATAAGTATCCATAATACGGTATTGGGACCTGCTTTGGGCGGTACCAGAATGTGGAATTACGATAATGAATGGTCTGCTCTCAATGATGCGTTGCGACTTTCTCGTGGGATGACCTACAAGAGCGCGATCACAGGCCTTAATCTAGGTGGTGGCAAGGCTGTTATAATAGGTGATTCCAAGACACAGAAAACACCAGAGATGATGCGCAAGTTTGGTGAATTTGTACATAGTCTTAGTGGTAAATATATCACTGCAGAAGATGTAGGTATGGACACTGTAGACATGGATCTAGTGCGTGAAGTCACACCTTACGTTACAGGAATCTCAGAAAATAAAGGTGGTTCTGGTAATCCTTCTCCCATCACAGCCTATGGAGTTTTCATGGGAATGAAAGCTGCTGCACAGTTTAAGTATGGTAGTGATGTGTTAGAAGATAAAGTAGTTTTTGTTGAAGGTGTAGGTCATGTGGGTGAAACACTTGTGGAGTACCTCACTCAAGAAGGTGCAAAAGTCACAATTGCAGATATCAATCGGGAACGCCTGGAAGAAGTAAGTTCAAAATATGGAGCAACGATTTATCAGGGAGCAGACCTGCATGCAGAACCTATGGATATCTATGCACCTTGCGCGCTGGGAGCTACAATTAATGACAATTCTATCACCAAGTTACAGGCTAAAATTATTGCTGGAGCAGCGAATAATCAGCTGGCAGATGAGGCAAAGCACGGCATGTTATTACAACAACGTGGTATTGTGTATGCACCAGATTTTCTAATAAACGCCGGTGGTATTATCAATGTCTATGCAGAGTTGGAAGGCTATGACCGTTCAGAAATTATGCGCAAGACAGAAAATATCTATACCACGACCTTGGAAATTCTCAAAAAAGCTACCGCAAACAGCACCACCACGCATACTGCCGCCTTGCAAATTGCCCAGGCGCGCATCGATGCAAGACGTGCAGAACACAACGCCTAA
- a CDS encoding transcription antitermination protein NusB produces MLTRRHLRIKVMQAVFVFQRQRPDDLKELEKFLNGSMTQTFVLFLYMLQLLVKIHELAEQRFKLAQERFTGSEAVKNPSRALIENKVLIELSKSPALKEALKKRKLNPWHLDSKYVERLYEQIVGDKIFVMYASEESDSIKKDQNFVNAIFSEIIAPDDELMSYLEDANITWMDDYPLVNTEIIKFVRKIKVNKEIKLPELIKDSEDIKFAMDLFRRTVLNHDQLWNRLEGKTPNWDSERIAQIDGVMIMMAQCEFLYFPSIPVKASLNEYLEISKDYSSPKSRIFINGILDNLLKQFQKDDMINKVGRGTM; encoded by the coding sequence ATGCTTACCCGTAGACATTTGCGCATCAAGGTCATGCAGGCCGTTTTTGTCTTTCAGAGACAACGTCCCGATGATCTCAAGGAACTCGAGAAATTCCTTAATGGTAGTATGACGCAAACCTTTGTTTTGTTTCTGTACATGTTGCAGCTACTGGTAAAAATCCACGAACTGGCAGAGCAGCGTTTCAAACTTGCCCAAGAGCGATTTACAGGATCTGAAGCGGTCAAAAACCCGAGCCGTGCGCTTATCGAGAACAAAGTGCTCATCGAACTATCCAAAAGTCCAGCACTTAAAGAAGCCCTTAAAAAACGCAAACTCAACCCATGGCATCTTGATTCCAAATACGTGGAGCGACTTTATGAGCAAATTGTTGGAGACAAGATTTTTGTCATGTATGCCAGTGAGGAAAGTGACAGCATTAAAAAGGATCAGAATTTTGTCAACGCGATTTTTTCTGAAATCATTGCGCCAGATGATGAGTTGATGAGCTATCTAGAAGACGCTAATATTACCTGGATGGATGATTATCCACTTGTGAATACAGAAATCATCAAGTTTGTTAGAAAGATTAAGGTCAATAAAGAAATCAAGCTACCAGAATTAATTAAGGATAGCGAGGACATCAAGTTTGCAATGGATCTTTTTAGAAGAACCGTGTTGAATCATGACCAACTCTGGAATAGGTTAGAAGGCAAGACACCTAATTGGGATTCTGAACGTATCGCACAGATTGATGGTGTCATGATCATGATGGCACAGTGTGAGTTTTTATATTTCCCAAGCATTCCCGTAAAGGCATCGTTGAACGAATATCTTGAAATTTCAAAAGATTACAGTTCGCCAAAAAGCCGCATATTCATCAATGGTATTCTGGACAACTTGTTAAAACAGTTCCAAAAAGACGATATGATCAACAAAGTAGGTCGCGGCACCATGTAA